A region of the Dreissena polymorpha isolate Duluth1 chromosome 6, UMN_Dpol_1.0, whole genome shotgun sequence genome:
actcttgtttaatatgttttggtTGCGTAAAGGTTGACAGAAAGAAAATATGGTGATGAAAGTATGCTTCTCAAACtgcgtttgtttttatttgaataacacaTAAAATCGCTTTAAAGCGTACTGAATCGTGTTTAATTTAAAGTCTGCATATTTAATATATGGTAAGTGTGATTTGCTTTCTGAATGTTACTTGGTTGTCTTCGCGTCTACGGTACCGCTAATTGACGTGTTGAATACTGCTACACACAGTTagcccccaccccaccccttTCAATTGTTCACCACAAGGTGCTTCTTTTTATGAGTTAgaattgtaatttatattaatagaaTAGAAATCTGTGTCAAAAAGGCATGTATTGCGGACCATTCTTACTTCTTTTTTCTTGACCGTGTATATGACTTACGAAATAATAGATACACCATCGCATCGCCTGAGCATTTACCGCTAACAAGCTATACAATCTGGCTGGCTTTTTTTATTTTGGTGtcgaattttattttaaacatgcacGTTAATAGAGATATAATATTTAACTCTGCGCTAGCTCAAGTGTATGCTTAAGGAGACAAACCTTAAACAGAACCAAATCTGAAAATGACCTGTCAAAATATCTGTCTCTGGTATAATGATTCCAATGACATCACCTACATAGTTTGAGGACGATAATAAATGcaaatagactgatcccggaattcGCACGAGGGttagaaaaacccacttatcCCTAGGAACAAACATCGCTGgcccattatatcaaccaatgatagctttattaaaacaaaacgatTGATACGGCGTGTGATTATAAAcgggtcagctttatttgtaccagcaaaTTAGTGGGCTTTTCCAAAAGGTTGCTTTTCCGGGATACACATATTATCACTGTTTTATACAACATTCCGTAACCGCCACGGTTTTTGATATTCGCTGGCACCTTATCCGGGTCGCATGACGTGCATTCTATATTTACTGTTATACTCGACAGTAAGGTtacattaaaatatgtgtttatcgataacatttttttattgctCATGATATTTAATGTGATTATATTTATCTTCAAATACGTTTGCAATACATTTATGAATATGTTAAATCAAGTATGTCAAGTTTCAATAAATGTAACATACAGGTATACCTTTTAAACACTAGCTTGATTATTGTTGGAAGTATTGTGGTactcattaataaaaaaacaaacaaccttATAATTATAATGACCATGTGTAAAAGGATTCAATAGATTGCGATTGAACAAACAACGCATGCCAATTCTCGCCCATTTTCGTATGGAGGGCATTCGAGTCCCGACTGACAGTGTGCCTCGACAAAGTACATCATGTTAATGGCCTCTCGATTTCCGGTACCGACAATAGCCTCTGGTCGACGATCAAGACAGACATACTCTGTCGCATGGGCCTCTCCAGGTAATCCGGTCACAATGTAGCCACTATATTCCTTGTTCCAGCCAGGATAGCAGTCCGTCCTACCAGGTATCATGAGCGAGGTTGCCGACGGAAGGAGACACACAGCGCAGGGGGCTTGAATTCCATTTAGATTTTGACCAAGAAATGTAGCTAGATCACTGTCGTGATGTGGATTGAACCTATATTCAACACCGGTAATAAGTACTTTGTTGTCCTCTGTTGTTGTGGAGTAGTCCCACTGCGGCGAGCTTGATAAACACAAGTAGTTCCCTCCAGCACTACTGCTAACACCATGATAGTCACTTCCACCCATGTATCCTACCAACATATTATGTGGAACATCACATAGATGATTATGTTCAGTGATTATGGAATAATTTACGCCATACATTAATGCGTctgaacaaatatcaaacaagccGTACATAACaaggaaataaatatttgattataataacattttattcaaaCTTAGTTTACTATTACTATTTGTTAGTAAATGAAAAATTATGTGAGCAAATAAATAGATCACGAAGAACAAATATTTGTTACTTCACAGAATTTGTGTATTCGTATCTTTAGCCTGTCACTTTTAACGTGACACTGACATTAAAGTTCTGTTCGAAAGAATAATAATGTTTCTACAGCAATTTTAATCGATTTAACGTACCAATGTTAAAAGTATAGTGTTATGATCTCATAAAACTCGTACGAAACGTGCACGACACAACTAAACGTATGGAACAAAACTATTTGTAAACGTTATGCTTAGGACAGAGTTCACGGACCCCAAGTCGATAAACATGAAAGATAGTTGTTTCAAAAGTTGTAAAGATCCGAATAATACTTATAAATTGACTGGtcatatatgttaaaaataactACACTGAATGCCTTATCTATTGATGTCATGACACAAGAATCACGATTTTGATTTTAATGTCCAGACATGTACGTACAGTAACAGTAACAGAAGTGTCCTATTGTGAACCATTTCTTGTACAATTTCGACGCATACTAAGTACCGTACCACTGTCGCGCGTTTACGATGCAAAATTAGACTATTTTCGAAAAATGTACATATCTAAATCTACCGCTTACTGGCACTTTGCATCGGAGCGGACATTCAACCAAATTAAGAACTCGAAATGGTATTGACTTAATTTGTCCTTGCCAATAGTTGTCTTCATTGACGGATAATGTAGCGTGGTAACACTTAAACCCCCATTCTATCGCAAAATATAAACTTCAAATGTCACCAGTTTTAACCAAAGTTAATAAGTTTAATTTCACGTCAAACTATTTTGTTTATACGAAATGTATTTTAGTTATAATAGAAAGTGCTTTATGAAAATTTGATATATACTTTACTGCATATGTAGATATACCGAGGCATCAAAAGctagttttaattaaaaaaatagcatttaccaaattgttatttattgacACAAGAATTTCTCTGCAC
Encoded here:
- the LOC127834821 gene encoding uncharacterized protein LOC127834821, with amino-acid sequence MQAYVVFVIAMEIAMRMSANDLSNDNKRLVLHTDVDTAAELIHLKQLVHGLMNRPQAGGGSTYIRWGRTTCDGTNATLVYAGYMGGSDYHGVSSSAGGNYLCLSSSPQWDYSTTTEDNKVLITGVEYRFNPHHDSDLATFLGQNLNGIQAPCAVCLLPSATSLMIPGRTDCYPGWNKEYSGYIVTGLPGEAHATEYVCLDRRPEAIVGTGNREAINMMYFVEAHCQSGLECPPYENGRELACVVCSIAIY